A stretch of the Osmerus mordax isolate fOsmMor3 chromosome 12, fOsmMor3.pri, whole genome shotgun sequence genome encodes the following:
- the tgfbi gene encoding transforming growth factor-beta-induced protein ig-h3, with the protein MKNLTLLALALTLIATICVAKSPYQSVVQHSRIRGRPHGPNVCAMQKIQGTDKKYFTNCKQWYHRKVCGKATVISYECCPGYEKVPGEKGCPAALPLSNIYNTLGAVGAATTQMYSDRADLREEIEGPGSFTFFAPSNEAWAALPTEILDALVSNVNIELLNALHYHMVNRRLTSEELKHGSAFSSMYQDFNVHIHHYPNGIVTVNCARLIKTDQHATNGIVHVVDRVITAITNNVHTFLDTDDDLETLRTAIAAAGLTAMLESDGHYTVFAPTNEAFEKIPPEMLNRILGDPVALKDLLNYHILKNMQCSEAIMTGTPMETLQGTMLEVGCEGDEMTLNGKAIVQKKDQLGTNGVIHYINELLIPDSAKTLLELAQGSAVTTATKLFVDAGLSSHLTGSEALTMLAPQNEAFKGSLSMTSPMKKLMTNHILKNQLSSKSLYHGQLLETLGGSKLRVFVYRHNLCIENACIAAHDKTGRFATMFTVDKVLTPPMGTVMDVLKADDQFSLLVGAIQTAGLTELMNQPASHTVFAPTNKAFSALPPADLNKLMGNKQELAKVLKYHIGEELLVSGGVGSHNRVKTLQGDKLELGMRNYTVYVNKVPVIQADLMATNGVVHAVESIIKPLPPKVDREQADGPVGKVRLASASRIDSQVFKNDDLFQKVMKSHSSRTMTRVQ; encoded by the exons ATGAAGAACTTAACTTTGCTCGCTTTGGCACTCACCTTGATTGCAACGATTTGTGTTGCAAAATCGCCCTATCAATCAGTTGTTCAACACAGTAGAATAAGAGGCCGACCACATGG ACCGAACGTTTGTGCGATGCAAAAGATTCAGGGGACCGACAAGAAGTACTTCACCAACTGCAAGCAGTGGTACCATCGCAAAGTCTGCGGCAAGGCCAC GGTGATCAGCTATGAGTGTTGCCCTGGCTATGAAAAGGTCCCAGGAGAAAAAGGTTGTCCTGCAG CCTTGCCTCTGTCCAACATCTACAACACCCTGGGCGCGGTGGGAGCTGCCACAACCCAGATGTACTCTGACAGGGCCGATCtgagggaggagatagagggaccTGGTAGCTTCACCTTCTTTGCCCCCAGCAATGAGGCCTGGGCCGCCCTTCCCACC GAAATCCTTGATGCTCTGGTGAGCAATGTCAACATTGAGTTGCTCAACGCGCTGCACTACCACATGGTCAACCGTCGTTTGACCTCAGAGGAACTCAAGCACggctctgccttctcctccatGTACCAGGACTTTAATGTCCACATTCACCACTACCCCAATGGA ATTGTCACAGTGAACTGTGCCCGCTTGATAAAGACCGATCAGCATGCCACCAACGGCATTGTTCATGTGGTGGACCGGGTCATCACAGCCATCACCAACAACGTGCACACATTCCTCGACACGGACGATGATCTGGAGACTCTTCGT ACTGCTATTGCTGCTGCTGGGCTGACTGCCATGCTCGAGTCGGATGGTCATTACACAGTGTTTGCTCCCACCAACGAGGCCTTTGAGAAGATCCCCCCCGAGATGCTCAACAGAATCTTGGGAGACCCGGTGGCTCTGAAAG ACTTGCTAAACTACCACATCCTGAAGAACATGCAATGCTCAGAGGCCATCATGACAGGGACCCCAATGGAGACCCTGCAGGGCACCATGCTGGAGGTTGGCTGCGAGGGAGATGAGATGACCCTCAATGGCAAGGCCATCGTCCAGAAGAAAGATCAGCTGGGCACAAACGGAGTCATCCACTACATCAACGAGTTGCTCATCCCAGACTCAG CCAAGACCCTGCTGGAGCTTGCCCAGGGATCCGCTGTGACCACGGCAACCAAGCTGTTTGTTGATGCTGGTCTCAGTTCCCACCTTACCGGCTCTGAGGCCCTCACCATGCTGGCTCCTCAGAATGAGGCTTTCAAAG GTAGCTTATCAATGACTAGCCCAATGAAGAAACTGATGACAAACCATATTCTGAAGAACCAGCTTTCCTCAAAAAGCCTGTACCACGGACAGTTGCTGGAGACCCTGGGAGGAAGCAAGCTAAGAGTCTTCGTCTACCGCCAT aatcTGTGCATTGAGAATGCCTGCATTGCCGCACATGATAAGACTGGTCGTTTCGCAACCATGTTCACTGTGGACAAGGTTCTGACTCCTCCCATGGGAACTGTCATGGATGTGCTGAAAGCCGATGATCAGTTCAG TCTGCTGGTGGGTGCCATTCAGACTGCAGGTCTGACAGAGTTGATGAACCAGCCAGCATCCCACACAGTCTTCGCTCCCACCAACAAAGCCTTCAGCGCCCTGCCACCGGCAGACCTCAACAAACTCATGG GGAACAAACAGGAGTTGGCCAAAGTTTTGAAGTACCACATTGGAGAGGAGCTCCTGGtcagtggaggggtggggtccCACAACAGAGTCAAGACTCTGCAGGGAGACAAGCTGGAGCTGGGCATG CGTAACTACACCGTGTACGTCAACAAGGTTCCGGTCATCCAGGCCGACCTGATGGCCACCAACGGGGTCGTCCATGCTGTTGAATCCATCATCAAGCCCCTGC CACCGAAGGTTGACAGGGAACAAGCCGATGGGCCTGTTGGCAAAGTCAGACTTGCCTCTGCTTCAAGA atcgACTCCCAGGTGTTCAAAAACG ATGACCTTTTCCAGAAGGTGATGAAAAGTCATTCCAGTAGGACAATGACTCGCGTCCAGTAA
- the smad5 gene encoding mothers against decapentaplegic homolog 5: MTSMSSLFSFTSPAVKRLLGWKQGDEEEKWAEKAVDALVKKLKKKKGAMEDLEKALSSPGQPSKCVTIPRSLDGRLQVSHRKGLPHVIYCRVWRWPDLQSHHELKPLEVCEYPFGSKQKEVCINPYHYTRVESPVLPPVLVPRHSEFNPQHSLLVQFRNLTHNEPHMPLNATFPESFQQHSGGNGGGSGGSSFPISPNSPYPPSPASSGTYPNSPASSGPSSPFQLPADTPPPAYRPPDEQIGQEGSQSMETGSSMVVPQNMPRGDVQPVEYEEPSHWCSIVYYELNNRVGEAYHASSTSVLVDGFTDPSNNKNRFCLGLLSNVNRNSTIENTRRHIGKGVHLYYVGGEVYAECLSDTSIFVQSRNCNYHHGFHPTTVCKIPSGCSLKIFNNQEFAQLLAQSVNHGFEAVYELTKMCTIRMSFVKGWGAEYHRQDVTSTPCWIEVHLHGPLQWLDKVLTQMGSPLNPISSVS, encoded by the exons atgaCCTCCATGTCCAGCCTGTTCTCCTTCACCAGCCCGGCCGTCAAGCGCCTGCTGGGCTGGAAAcagggggacgaggaggagaagtgGGCTGAGAAGGCGGTGGACGCCCTGGTCAAGaagctgaagaagaagaagggggcCATGGAGGACCTGGAGAAGGCCCTCAGCAGCCCTGGGCAGCCCAGCAAGTGTGTGACCATCCCACGCTCTCTGGACGGGAGGCTCCAGGTGTCTCACAGGAAAGGGCTGCCCCACGTCATCTACTGCAGGGTGTGGCGCTGGCCCGACCTGCAGTCCCACCACGAGCTCAAGCCCCTGGAGGTCTGCGAATACCCCTTCGGCTCTAAGCAGAAGGAAGTCTGCATAAACCCCTACCACTACACGCGGGTGGAGAGTCCGG tcctccccccGGTCCTGGTGCCCCGGCACAGCGAGTTCAACCCCCAGCACAGCCTGCTGGTCCAGTTCCGGAACCTCACCCACAACGAGCCGCACATGCCCCTCAACGCCACCTTCCCAGAGTCCTTCCAGCAGCACAGCGGTGGCAACGGAGGCGGTAGCGGAGGCTCCTCCTTTCCCATTTCGCCCAACTCGCCCTACCCCCCCTCGCCGGCCAGCAGCGGCACCTACCCCAACTCCCCCGCCAGCTCGGGCCCTTCCAGCCCCTTCCAGCTGCCAG CTGACACCCCACCCCCGGCCTACAGGCCCCCTGATGAGCAGATTGGCCAGGAAGGCTCTCAGTCCATGGAGACCGGAAGCAGCATGGTGGTGCCTCAGAACATGCCCAGAGGAG atgTTCAGCCGGTGGAGTACGAGGAGCCCAGCCACTGGTGCTCCATTGTCTACTACGAGCTGAACAACCGGGTGGGCGAAGCCTACCATGCCTCCTCCACCAGCGTCCTGGTGGACGGCTTCACCGACCCCTCCAACAACAAGAACCGCTTCTGCCTGGGCCTGCTCTCCAACGTCAACCGCAACTCCACCATCGAGAACACACGCCGGCACATCGGCAAAG GGGTCCACCTGTACTACGTGGGTGGGGAGGTGTACGCAGAGTGCTTGAGCGACACCAGCATCTTCGTCCAGAGCCGCAACTGCAACTACCACCACGGCTTCCACCCCACTACCGTGTGCAAGATCCCCAGCGGCTGCAGCCTCAAGATCTTCAACAACCAGGAGTTCGCCCAGCTGCTGGCCCAGTCCGTCAACCACGGCTTCGAGGCCGTCTACGAGCTCACCAAGATGTGTACCATCCGAATGAGTTTTGTCAAG GGTTGGGGAGCAGAGTATCACCGACAGGATGTGACTAGCACCCCCTGCTGGATAGAGGTGCACCTGCATGGCCCACTCCAGTGGCTAGACAAAGTGCTGACACAGATGGGCTCTCCCCTCAATCCAATCTCCTCTGTGTCCTAA
- the syvn1 gene encoding E3 ubiquitin-protein ligase synoviolin isoform X1: MMVRAALVTATSLVLTGAVVAHAYFLKHQFYPTVVYLTKSSPSMAVLYIQAFVLVFLLGKFMRKVFFGQLRAAEMEHLIERSWYAVTETCLAFTVFRDDFSPRFVALFTLLLFLKCFHWLAEDRVDFMERSPNISWVFHFRVLSLMVLLAVLDFLFVNHACHSIITRGASVQLVFGFEYAILMTMVLTTFIKYTLHTVDLQSENPWDNKAVYMLYTELFTGFIKVLLYMAFMTIMIKVHTFPLFAIRPMYLAMRQFKKAVTDAIMSRRAIRNMNTLYPDATPEDLQASDNVCIICREEMVTGAKKLPCNHIFHSSCLRSWFQRQQTCPTCRMDVLRASNPNQTPVPAPAPPAAPAAPANAPAPPVNGEQKHRISKLAPGMMPHFPPGLFPFWGPFPGAAPPAGAPGAQGPADTPQANTDTSQTQGAGAGRPTGVDGGAAAPGNPGGAIPGFPFSFPPPPFPSAPWLPMPPPPPFVSSMPPPPPSLSSLSEAELRELEQEGRRGLEARLQCLNNIHTLLDAAMLNIHHYLTTVATLTPPRPQSSTGTANGSTVAESSPPNGPDDQNQTQDQTQEDSSQSSEPAIGAEGFSQPADSTTTALGENDEVREEEEAAAVDGGEPNAAELRRRRLRKLETSPPEDH, encoded by the exons ATGATGGTACGTGCAGCCCTCGTAACTGCCACCAGTCTGGTGCTGACTGGAGCAGTGGTTGCCCATGCCTATTTTCTTAAACACCAGTTCTACCCCACAGTGGTGTACCTCACCAAGAGCAGCCCCAGTATGGCG GTGTTGTACATTCAGGCATTTGTTTTGGTGTTCTTGTTGGGGAAGTTCATGAGGAAAGTCTTTTTTGGACAGCTAAGAGCAGCTGAGATGGAG CATCTGATTGAACGCTCCTGGTACGCAGTGACTGAGACGTGCCTGGCCTTCACAGTGTTCAGGGACGACTTCTCCCCTCGTTTCGTGGCTCTCTTCACCTTGCTGCTCTTCCTCAAGTGCTTCCATTGGCTGGCTGAAGACAGGGTGGACTTT atggagaggagTCCAAATATATCCTGGGTTTTTCATTTCAGAGTCTTAT CCCTGATGGTGCTGCTCGCAGTGCTGGACTTCTTATTTGTCAACCACGCCTGCCATAGTATCATCACTCGTGGAGCCTCTGTCCAGCTCGTTTTTGGATTTGAG TACGCCATCCTGATGACCATGGTGCTGACCACCTTCATCAAGTACACCCTCCACACCGTAGACCTTCAGAGTGAAAACCCCTGGGACAACAAGGCTGTCTACATGCTATACACAGAGCTCTTCACTG GCTTCATCAAAGTTCTCTTGTATATGGCGTTCATGACCATCATGATCAAAGTACACACCTTCCCCCTCTTCGCCATCCGACCCATGTACCTGGCTATGAG GCAATTCAAGAAAGCTGTGACAGACGCCATCATGTCCAGACGAGCTATCCGCAACATGAACACACT TTACCCGGACGCAACCCCTGAAGATCTTCAGGCCTCTGACAACGTTTGTATTATTTGCCGTGAGGAGATGGTCACTGGAGCTAAGAAACTTCCCTGCAACCACATCTTCCACTCGAG CTGCCTGCGCTCGTGGTTTCAGAGGCAGCAGACGTGTCCCACCTGTCGCATGGACGTCCTCCGGGCTTCCAACCCCAATCAGACGCCCGTGccggccccagccccgcccGCTGCCCCAGCTGCCCCCGCCAATGCCCCGGCCCCTCCTGTGAACGGTGAACAGAAGCACAGGATATCAAAGC TGGCCCCAGGAATGATGCCTCACTTCCCCCCTGGCCTCTTCCCCTTCTGGGGTCCGTTCCCTGGGGCAGCCCCTCCCGCTGGGGCTCCTGGCGCCCAGGGCCCCGCAGATACCCCACAAGCTAACACGGACACGAGTCAAACTCAGGGAGCAG gtGCCGGTCGCCCCACTGGTGTGGATGGAGGTGCTGCTGCTCCTGGTAACCCTGGAGGAGCTATCCCAGGgttccccttctccttcccccctcctccattcccATCTGCCCCGTGGTTGCCTATGCCGCCTCCCCCTCCATTTG TGTCGTCGatgccaccccctcccccgtccctgtccagcctgtctgaggcagagctcagggagctggagcaggagggcCGGAGAGGCCTGGAGGCCAGGCTGCAGTGTCTCAACAACATCCACACGCTGCTGGACGCCGCCATGCTCAACATCCATCACTACCTGACCACCGTCGCCACACTCAC TCCCCCACGGCCTCAGTCCAGCACCGGAACGGCCAATGGGTCGACAGTGGCAGAGTCCTCCCCCCCGAACGGTCCTGATGACCAGAATCAGACCCAGGACCAAACCCAGGAGGACAGCTCCCAGAGCT CTGAACCTGCAATTGGGGCAGAAGGCTTTTCCCAGCCCGCGGACTCCACCACCACTGCGCTCGGTGAAAATgacgaggtgagggaggaggaggaggcggcggctgTGGATGGGGGTGAGCCTAATGCCGCAGAGCTGAGGCGCCGCCGACTTCGCAAGTTGGAGACCTCACCTCCAGAAGATCACTGA
- the syvn1 gene encoding E3 ubiquitin-protein ligase synoviolin isoform X2, with product MMVRAALVTATSLVLTGAVVAHAYFLKHQFYPTVVYLTKSSPSMAVLYIQAFVLVFLLGKFMRKVFFGQLRAAEMEHLIERSWYAVTETCLAFTVFRDDFSPRFVALFTLLLFLKCFHWLAEDRVDFMERSPNISWVFHFRVLSLMVLLAVLDFLFVNHACHSIITRGASVQLVFGFEYAILMTMVLTTFIKYTLHTVDLQSENPWDNKAVYMLYTELFTGFIKVLLYMAFMTIMIKVHTFPLFAIRPMYLAMRQFKKAVTDAIMSRRAIRNMNTLYPDATPEDLQASDNVCIICREEMVTGAKKLPCNHIFHSSCLRSWFQRQQTCPTCRMDVLRASNPNQTPVPAPAPPAAPAAPANAPAPPVNVAPGMMPHFPPGLFPFWGPFPGAAPPAGAPGAQGPADTPQANTDTSQTQGAGAGRPTGVDGGAAAPGNPGGAIPGFPFSFPPPPFPSAPWLPMPPPPPFVSSMPPPPPSLSSLSEAELRELEQEGRRGLEARLQCLNNIHTLLDAAMLNIHHYLTTVATLTPPRPQSSTGTANGSTVAESSPPNGPDDQNQTQDQTQEDSSQSSEPAIGAEGFSQPADSTTTALGENDEVREEEEAAAVDGGEPNAAELRRRRLRKLETSPPEDH from the exons ATGATGGTACGTGCAGCCCTCGTAACTGCCACCAGTCTGGTGCTGACTGGAGCAGTGGTTGCCCATGCCTATTTTCTTAAACACCAGTTCTACCCCACAGTGGTGTACCTCACCAAGAGCAGCCCCAGTATGGCG GTGTTGTACATTCAGGCATTTGTTTTGGTGTTCTTGTTGGGGAAGTTCATGAGGAAAGTCTTTTTTGGACAGCTAAGAGCAGCTGAGATGGAG CATCTGATTGAACGCTCCTGGTACGCAGTGACTGAGACGTGCCTGGCCTTCACAGTGTTCAGGGACGACTTCTCCCCTCGTTTCGTGGCTCTCTTCACCTTGCTGCTCTTCCTCAAGTGCTTCCATTGGCTGGCTGAAGACAGGGTGGACTTT atggagaggagTCCAAATATATCCTGGGTTTTTCATTTCAGAGTCTTAT CCCTGATGGTGCTGCTCGCAGTGCTGGACTTCTTATTTGTCAACCACGCCTGCCATAGTATCATCACTCGTGGAGCCTCTGTCCAGCTCGTTTTTGGATTTGAG TACGCCATCCTGATGACCATGGTGCTGACCACCTTCATCAAGTACACCCTCCACACCGTAGACCTTCAGAGTGAAAACCCCTGGGACAACAAGGCTGTCTACATGCTATACACAGAGCTCTTCACTG GCTTCATCAAAGTTCTCTTGTATATGGCGTTCATGACCATCATGATCAAAGTACACACCTTCCCCCTCTTCGCCATCCGACCCATGTACCTGGCTATGAG GCAATTCAAGAAAGCTGTGACAGACGCCATCATGTCCAGACGAGCTATCCGCAACATGAACACACT TTACCCGGACGCAACCCCTGAAGATCTTCAGGCCTCTGACAACGTTTGTATTATTTGCCGTGAGGAGATGGTCACTGGAGCTAAGAAACTTCCCTGCAACCACATCTTCCACTCGAG CTGCCTGCGCTCGTGGTTTCAGAGGCAGCAGACGTGTCCCACCTGTCGCATGGACGTCCTCCGGGCTTCCAACCCCAATCAGACGCCCGTGccggccccagccccgcccGCTGCCCCAGCTGCCCCCGCCAATGCCCCGGCCCCTCCTGTGAACG TGGCCCCAGGAATGATGCCTCACTTCCCCCCTGGCCTCTTCCCCTTCTGGGGTCCGTTCCCTGGGGCAGCCCCTCCCGCTGGGGCTCCTGGCGCCCAGGGCCCCGCAGATACCCCACAAGCTAACACGGACACGAGTCAAACTCAGGGAGCAG gtGCCGGTCGCCCCACTGGTGTGGATGGAGGTGCTGCTGCTCCTGGTAACCCTGGAGGAGCTATCCCAGGgttccccttctccttcccccctcctccattcccATCTGCCCCGTGGTTGCCTATGCCGCCTCCCCCTCCATTTG TGTCGTCGatgccaccccctcccccgtccctgtccagcctgtctgaggcagagctcagggagctggagcaggagggcCGGAGAGGCCTGGAGGCCAGGCTGCAGTGTCTCAACAACATCCACACGCTGCTGGACGCCGCCATGCTCAACATCCATCACTACCTGACCACCGTCGCCACACTCAC TCCCCCACGGCCTCAGTCCAGCACCGGAACGGCCAATGGGTCGACAGTGGCAGAGTCCTCCCCCCCGAACGGTCCTGATGACCAGAATCAGACCCAGGACCAAACCCAGGAGGACAGCTCCCAGAGCT CTGAACCTGCAATTGGGGCAGAAGGCTTTTCCCAGCCCGCGGACTCCACCACCACTGCGCTCGGTGAAAATgacgaggtgagggaggaggaggaggcggcggctgTGGATGGGGGTGAGCCTAATGCCGCAGAGCTGAGGCGCCGCCGACTTCGCAAGTTGGAGACCTCACCTCCAGAAGATCACTGA